The window AAGAGTCAAGTGCTTTCTTACTTGCTCTTGCACTTTGTCTCTGTACTCTTGTGTCTCTGTACTCTCGTGTCTCTGTACTCTCGTGTCTTTGCACTCTCGTGTCTCTTCACTCTCGTGTCTCTGTACTCTCGTGTCTCTGTACTCTCGTGTCTCTGTACTCTCGTGTATTTGTACTCTCGTGTATTTGTACTCTCCTGTCTCTGTACTCTCCTGTCTCTGTACTCTCCTGTCTCTGTACTCTCCTGTCTCTGTACTCTCGTGTCTCTGTACTCTCGTGTCTCTGTACTCTCGTGTCTCTGTCCTCTCGTGTATCTGTACTCTCGTGTGTCTGTACTCTCGTGTGTCTGTACTCTCATGTGTCTGTACTCTCATGTGTCTGTACTCGTGATTAAGACTGTGTCTGTATAAGATCGTAAGACCTGTGTTTAAGACTGCTCATATGTTTATATTCTGTCGCTAACCATTTTAAGGATATGCGACTTTTTTTCTTAAGTAACATGTATTCTTTTTTACgttttatctttttttattattcctCAATTTATTAAATCATGTCtgttaaaggttaactgacagaattttaaaattacatctaTTTATGCCATTATAATCTTGAAATTTCATTTTCAGAAATGATTTTGATGGTAGAAGAACAAAAAACTGTATTGGAGACAAAAACACTCAGCGCTCAAGCGCTGGAAGCGCTCAGCTTTGACATGAGGCCATTTTGTTGGCCAAAGCACATTGACATATAAATTAGGATGTCAGTGCCGATGATTAACCgatgtaaaacaaaaatgcttTCGTTGGCCGCTATTCTAATGTACTTTCTATGACCCAACATGGCAGATAATTATAATGCAAGGTCGAAGCAGATGCCGTAAAAATGTACTGAAAAAGTCTACGCTGTACTTATACGTCTCGCATTAATTTTTGACTATTCATTATAGAATCACACCAATTGGCTTGTACATATATTTTGTGGTGTATGCAAGCAAGAAATTCTTTTTCCACATAATAGGGAAATTTACAAAATTGTCCATGAAAATTAGCTATTCTCTGAGGTGATCTGTGTAAAACCTATTAACGCATGCATTGCTTTCATAAATAAGAATTTTGAATGCCAGTTTTAAATAATCTCCTTCAAAAAATGAGGAATTTTACTACAATTATATAGCGTCACAACTGTTTCTGgacaatattttgcaaaaatcatgaatatttttgttcattttcacaacTTGGAAATTTTGATAAAACCTAGTTATTCGGTTGCAATTATACAAAAGCATCACTCAAACAACAGACTGTAATGTTGTCTGCTACTGTTAATGCAATAAAATTTGTGCAGTCAGTTAACCTTTTAGCTGTGCAAACGTTATATGTACGTTTCTATTCAATGTTAAGCTGTTACATAATAACATGATTATCTCTTCTTTTTCACTGTACATGTGATTACTCATAGTTACTGACTTCCTATCATTCTCTCCTGTTGTCATCACTCCCTCTTTCTAAGTATCTCTATGTTTttgtctcttctctctctctattatatatatatatatatagatatatatatatatatctatatacacatCTTCCGCTTGTATCAGACTCAAGAGAAGTTCTTCTCAGGAAGCGCTCGATGAAATGGCTGGAACTAACAATGCATTTAAGAGAGGAGGTACGAGAGCCACCGCTGGTCCGAGGCTTGGCTGGGGATCTCATAGTCGTAGCACAGGTCAACGTACGCAAGGGGTGGAGGAGCCACGAACTCCCTTTCATCAATGGGACTGCGAGGAGGTACCAGAGCTATTATACTGCATATCTATGTCATCGTTTGTGTCTAGCCAAGTGTATGTACACGCAATTTTAGGTTACTCGATAAAATGTCTATCTTAGTCTGAAAAGTGAATCAAATATGCACATGACAATCTATGGCTGTAGTCTGAGTGCACATGCTATTGGCAGTGGCCCTGGTTGAGCTTATTTCCTTGAGTGGTATCTGAATGATCACAGAAGAGTAATTGCCTTCCCTTTCTAAGTACAAATGTTTTGCTAAATTTCAGGTTGCACGGTGGCTAAACAACATGGGACTGAGTCTTTACTCAGCAGAATGCCGAAGATGGAACCGCACGGGTAAACAACTCCTGGAGGCAAACCACCAGGAAGTAGACAAAGAACTTAGAATACATAATCCTCTGCACAGAAAGAAGTTACATCTGGCATTGGAAGGTTGGTTCTAGTGCAAGAGAAAATGGTTAATTTTTCTGGCTTTGGGTCGAGAGTTGTCTGTCACTGCGTTGCAATCAGTCTGTACATGCTACATTTAGCCTTGGCTCCAGAAATTGTAGTTTTCTATCTAACTATTGATGTTTAAGTGTCATATGTAAGTCTAAAATGTTTAAGTTTGCTTCCATCTCCAGGTTTGAGAGTCGTACTGTGGAAAACTGACACATTTACTCAAGTAGTTCTAATAATTTTCTGTATAAGCATAATTAGTAGCCAGTGCATGAGAAAGTTTAGCCAGTAGCATGTACTAAGAGTAGGCACTGACAAAATGAAAATATCCAATTTGCTTTAAAGATCATGAAAAAAGTCATAAACTCATATCATTTTGGTGTAGGCTGGTAGTCGCGTCGTTTACAATTAGCTTTCAAATCTGTAGCGGAGAGAAGCGGCAGCAGAAAAGACAAGCTGCTTTACAATCTCCAAACTGATTGGGTGTCCAAATGGTTGGATGACATCGGACTACCTCAGTACAAAGATCAGTTCTTTCAGGCACGAGTTGACTCTCGGATGCTCAACTATATTACTGTGGTATGTACTAGGCTACTTCCAGTTACTTACTAACAGCAGTAAGTATCTCTTTTTATACTGATGATTTGTGACAAACACATCGCGTCACAAACACACCCCGTCACAAACGCACTGCCTCACAAACACACTGCATCACAAACACACTGCATCACAAATGCATTGCGTCACAAACACACTGCATCACAAACACACTGCTTCACAAATGCATTGCGTCACAAACACACTGCGTCACAAATGCATTGCGTCACAAACACACTGCGTCACAAATGCATTGCGTCACAAACACACTGCGTCACAAATGCATTGCATCACAAACACACTGCGTCACAAACACTGCGTCACAAACACACTGCGTCACAAACACACTGCGCCATTTAAATATTACAGCATGtttgagtttttaaacaaaatctaGAAGTATGTATGTTTATGGATATTTCAGGTTCTACACTGTATTACATGAAATGTACTGTAATAAAAAGACAACTACAGAATAAAGATTTGTTATTTGCAGTTTCGTCTGTGCCATCCTTGTTATTTTACCCTTAGACtccattaaaatacatgtaatgctTACAGGCCAATTAGGTAAATTGGGTTGAATGTATACATTGATAAGTTTTGTCTTTGACAACTTTGGTTAAAGATGTTTGCTCCCAACTGTGTTGATGGAAGGCTACCAGATGTCTATTTGTAGCATACACGGAGGCTGGCCGGAAATTAACCAGCTTTTACCCTATAATTAGATAACATTCCAATGCTGTTATTCTGATAGGAGGACTTGCTCTACATGAAAATCACCAACGCTATCCATCATTCAAGTATCAGACGGGGTATCGAAGTCCTGCGCAAGCAAAATTTCAACTTGTCGGCATTAAAGAGACGTCCCGTCGCTGGCAGTACTAGCTCAGATACACAAACTAACTCAGCATCTGTAGAGGACGTGATGCTATGGACCAACCACCGAGTGATGGAATGGCTGCGTTCTGTAGACCTCAGTGAATATGCAGCCAACCTTAGAGGCAGCGGTGTGCATGGAGCTCTCATTGTAAGTTCCTCATTTCCGAGCGAGTGCTGAGACATTTTATTCAAGTGTTAAACTTgatgaattgaaaaaaaactttttttagagtgaattattttatattcatgcATTGGTTGGTCTTAATCAAATCTCCTTGCtgctattaaaaatatttggttttcaAGCTTACTGTGATATGAGTACAATTTGAAGGTATTGGAACCCAAATTCACGGTAGAGCACCTTGCCTCTATACTCAACATACCAGCTAGTAAAACTCTTTTGCGTCGACACCTTACCGCACACTTTATCAACCTCATCACCAAAGAGCTGCAAGACCAAAAGACTGAGGCGGAACATGGTCTCCGTCTTGAACTCAACACGAAAATCAAaccaaagaaaaatattttcaaaaaaggTAAAGTGCAAGTATTTTATACCGGCTGTTTCATTTTGTACCTTTGAAATGTTGAAAAGTTTCATATGTCATATGTTATGTTTCTTCATATAAGCTAATGTGAGCCAGAACTGTGCGTTTGGTAGGAATGCATGAGCCAGCCCATTTAATAGATCCCATGGGAATTTAGATAAAGAAAGTGGCACATTTCATGATAGCTATTGCCACTATTGCCTCGCAATTGCCTTGCCCTATTGCAATTTTCAGCTTGTATTGACACAAGTTCTATAGATATTAGGTGCAAATTGATTTTGTAAATATGGACAGACGACTCCTAAGCATTACTTTAAAATTCTTCGCGGTGTTTTTGATAATTTTCTTTATAGGCGAAATCAGTATCCAGCCTACCATGAAGTTCAACCAGCACCATGTACTAAAAGTAGGCattgattaaataaaaatataatccctattgattaaaaaaaacaaagttgtTAGGAAAATCACGTTAGGGTGGTCGCATTCGTTATAGTTAATTTGCAATCTGTAGCGGAGAGAGCAGCAGTAAAAAAGACAAGTTGCTTAATTATGTAGGAGTAAATGATGCAGGAGATGTCTGCCTTTTCATGTCATTTACATTCATTGCTTTTCATTGTCTTAAAATCACAAATTTTTAGGCCGCATACCTACTACAGACTATCTCTGCCCTCTTGACCTTGAGCCGATAGATGCTAGAGCAGAGGACAAACGCATCAAGGAAGCTGTTGCAATGTACAAACAGGAActtaacaaaactgaaaagccAGATCGCCAAGTCTGATGACTGATCATATTGTTGACATTTTAAATGTAGAGTCTTTAGATTTTTACCCTTACATCATCTTGTACAAAATACGATAGTCTACAttttacaagctaatattactgtacaatgtacaatgtatatgttTTATCACATAATGCCCACACATGTTTCTGTTTCAACATGATCTATAGGTTTTAGACCTAACAATGGTAAATTAGTGCACTGTATAATCTCTATACAAATGACAGTGTTTGGACTTTGTTATCCTCGTGTGAGCTAATAGAAGTGCATTTCCCTAGTGACTGCACATGGTAGTTATCTGCTCCTAATTTCTCTCTACTGACTAGCAATCCCTGCTAAATACAGTTTttctgaacatacatgtatatcaacgTAGTCACTCATCCAAGTTTGAATGAACATatagttttttaagtttatATACCCAACCAATCAGCAATCTGTAATACAGTTTGTGatgcaaataataataataaacatacacgatacatttataaaaaaaatattgttattattgcctaaaattgaaaaaaattaattccTCGGATTATCGATAGCTAGACAGCGTGCATAATAAGTGCTAGGCACACTTACTCATGCTGAAATTATCGTAAGCCAACATCTTCATAGGCGCTATAGTCTACATCACAGATGGAAGAGGGTTGGGTGGAAAAAGGGTGGGTGGAAGAGGGGTGGGTGGAAGAGGGGTGGGTAAACGGATGATCAACAGAACCCCTTCCATCAATATTTATTGAAGGAGCCAAGTTGAACTCTAGCATCGATTTGTTGAGTGCATAGCCTGCTGCATCTAGATGTCTGTGGATGCTTCCTGTAACAAGCCATATAGGTAACGTACAGTTGTTGAAAGAAAGTTAATTTCAGCTAGGTATAAGTATTGCAtgctattaataataacagctaTTAGTAGGCTGGTTGAGTGCGAGTGAATCAGTACGTATGATGTGAGATTAAATAATCCTTCAAGTTATATGGCTAAAAATTTCCTGTTTTTATTTGGGAGACCGAGTAATTGGTCAGCAACTTTACCTGCAAGCTGTTGGAGGCATATGACATGTTAGATACATAGCTAACTTGTTTGTGATGTGCAAGCTATGTTTACGTGTGAACTCGTGGACTGATGGGTGTCTATGACAGGCAAGGTATATAGTAAGCTTGCTTGCAGCCTGCGGATGTCTGTGGCACGCAAGATGTATAGAAAATTTACCTGCAGCCTGCGAATGGCTATGGCACGCAAGGTGTATTGCAAATTTACCTGCAGCCTGCGGGTGTCTATGGTACGCAAGGTGTTTAGCAAATTTACCTGCAAGTCAGTGGATGTCTACACCAACCATGTCGCATAGTAAATTCACCTGCGAGCCAGTAGATGTCTATGGCAAGCAAGGTGTATAGTAAATTTACCTGCGAGCCAGTGGATGTCTATGGCATGCAAGCTGCATATGAGGTATTCTATCTTTGCATTTCGGCCTAGAGTGAGTTTCCAATCCATAAGGCAGGTCCAGATGCGGTCAGGCGTATTTCGATATCTCTTCTTTAATTTGCCGATTTCCTCATCAAAGTCCTTGTCGGCATAGAtctgttaatatttataaagaatcataattttttttagacTAGTCAATGAGCTTATAAGAGGCCGGATCAGTAATTTGTTTGAGTCGGAAATTACCAATTGTAAATTTATTGATCTTTGTTAAGTAAAATAATGCTTTTTATTGAGTAGATTAAAAATCACTTAGGAATGACCGTAGAGTGTGGCAGCAGTGAGAAGCACCTGAACGACCTGCTACCAGCTCGAGACCAACGATTTTCATTGCtaatcataaatttaataaagataagTACATAACAACACCAAATAGAAGCTCACACGAGAGAACAGACCGTATTTGATTGCTTATGACTGCACAATTAGAGAGATGATACATATATCTGGCGTATACacgtatatctacatgtatatctacacgtatatctacatgtatagcgAATGTAACGCATGTtaccaatatattatattaaaatttttttacccAAATGAAGTGGATATGAAAGACTTAGCGCACTTAACTGCACTTGACCATGCATATGATTATCTATTGTCTGCAGGTCACACACTCTGGACATACAAGTAGCCTACATTTACTATAATCGCCATAAATAATGTAGATTTACATAGCAAAACAACCCATAGCAAAATCAACACTCAGATATCAAAGGAGGCCAGCATTATCAATCTCACTGCATGCAGCCTGCACAATGAGTGTGACTTTTGAAAGTTCCCACAGAGATTAATGTAAACTAGTTGCAGAATCGTACATTGTTGTGAACAACTGAGATTTGAAAATGAGTGCTCTCGAATCCAGGTGTCTGTAGGAAATCTTAGCATAGGCTGTGTGAACCCATTAGAGTTTACAAAAAGAGAAAacactaattttttttattttatatatgtgtaacaCTATAACACATCTGGCTGAGAAAGTTCGAAAAATTTAGAGAGCGGTGACCAATAGAAGTTTTATTCAAGTTTTACCTTTTACATTGAGTATGTAGGAATCTTATCATTAGGCAGGTTAAAAAAGCAAGAATATGTGAGAATACATGTATGCGAGATTACCAAAAGATTGTGACGAGCCCACTAGTTATCAACTTTAGAGGGTATCCAAATCAACACCTATCCTAATAACCATAGATAGACAGATCATCTATCCTAATATAGATCTATCCTAATAAACATGTATCGTAATAAACATGTATCCTAATAAACATGTATCCTAATAAACATGTATCCTAATAAACAAGTATCCTAATAAATATCTATTCTAATAAACATGTAACTTAGTAAATATCTATCCTAACAAATATCTATCCTAATAAACATCTATTGTAATAAACATCTATCTTCATATCCTAATATTATGTACACTTATAAGTCATATGGTGTTTTTCTAAATTTAATAATTCTCTCAAAATTTAATTTGGATTCTAAAGATAGAAAATGAGGTTTTGGACATTGTGTTGCATAAGCTATTAGACAAAAGAcacaaaatataataatcaGCGTTCAAGcttcaaaataataacaaatataaaaattataaaatggttGTTAGTTATTAGCAGCAATCTCCTGCTGATACCAAACTGATAAATTAGCAGCAATCTCCTGCTGATACCAAACTGATAAATTAGCAGCAATCTCCTGCTGATACCAAACTGATAAATTAGCAGCAATCTCCTGCTGATACCAAACTGATAAATTAGCAGCAATCTCCTGCTGATACCAAACTGATAAATTAGCAGCAATCTCCTGCTGATACCAAACTGATAAATTAGCAGCAATCTCCTGCATGAACAGGTAGCTGTTTATCAGCCGTTAACGGAAAAGCACCTGCCTTTACTGAACTACTATTATGGATTAGGTTAGCATTAGGAACAAGTACCTGCATTTCCTTGGCTAGCTGTATCCACTTAGTAGGACCTATAAGATGTGCCACCATACTGAAAGATTGTCGTATCGCTGAAGTCTCCTCTAAAATACACAAAAATGATGGTAAGGGGCCTGTCACAGTTTTAAAGTcaattaaaatgatttgaagcttGAGGTCTAAGgctataaaaagttttttgactACATAGTACATACATAGCAGGTGAGAATAACAACTACAGTAATTACAAAAAGTAAACTGTTACCTACTGCATGTGAATCTGATTGGCCTGGCAACTAAAGCAAATTATCTCCTAAGAAAAGTGGTAAATGCATAGACTGCTTTAAAGTTTCTAGGATGTTATCTTTAGCTAGTTTGTTATTTcaaatacctacatgtatgttaaatgtGCTTACCCATCAGGGAGAATAGATCAGAACCGTCTCTGCTCAGCTTTGGTGACCAGATGATCGCCTGCAGAGGACATCCACGCCAAATATACAAATCGCTCGTACTCGTTGGCACCCTTATGCGACGGTCTGTCTTGTCATAGAATGCTTCTAGCTACTGCATTCTATTACTATATTTTACCTCGAATTATGTTGAGATAAAGTTAAGGAGAATGGTTTGTTGAACCCTTTATGTTTACAGTTTGTTTTATCATAGAATAATACAATGGTAACTGTTTACGTAAGCCAGATTCAATACATTGAGCATGATAAGTTCTGCGCGTGACAGGCAGCGGTCTTATTCTGTACTGTATATTCCTGCAGAACTGCTGGAAAACTATAAAATCAAGTTTGTGGCCTGTCATTGCAGCTCCAACTTGcttaagcaatttta of the Watersipora subatra chromosome 4, tzWatSuba1.1, whole genome shotgun sequence genome contains:
- the LOC137393202 gene encoding liprin-beta-1-like isoform X3 is translated as MSVANLLLLTVASQEQVNKTYMESHKLDLMAEVAELRLRLQTTDGERIQYKDRYEGLQNQIQELHEKLLQREREISELRTQLNRNGYQHMNGGSHHPSADALSGAYVRSLDREGLRLRRQNAEVQKLKKMVNELLTAGHEKDRKITELRKAVSTYQRVEEIILQSQGRPRSSGSESCGSSNDRVIKEATERPPGGIVERQMNSGKPNGQPAMTSTPVSGGQSKYPGTEISAITSTPTPSNSTVKRSNSYDAGRFHKVIIEDKPLARTPGTIRKVSANRTVIADAPEACNGNAEAEASTDEDDAHKEDHKKKKAGIRKFFAKLKRSSSQEALDEMAGTNNAFKRGGTRATAGPRLGWGSHSRSTGQRTQGVEEPRTPFHQWDCEEVARWLNNMGLSLYSAECRRWNRTGKQLLEANHQEVDKELRIHNPLHRKKLHLALEAERSGSRKDKLLYNLQTDWVSKWLDDIGLPQYKDQFFQARVDSRMLNYITVEDLLYMKITNAIHHSSIRRGIEVLRKQNFNLSALKRRPVAGSTSSDTQTNSASVEDVMLWTNHRVMEWLRSVDLSEYAANLRGSGVHGALIVLEPKFTVEHLASILNIPASKTLLRRHLTAHFINLITKELQDQKTEAEHGLRLELNTKIKPKKNIFKKGRIPTTDYLCPLDLEPIDARAEDKRIKEAVAMYKQELNKTEKPDRQV
- the LOC137394082 gene encoding uncharacterized protein, whose protein sequence is MEETSAIRQSFSMVAHLIGPTKWIQLAKEMQIYADKDFDEEIGKLKKRYRNTPDRIWTCLMDWKLTLGRNAKIEYLICSLHAIDIHWLAGSIHRHLDAAGYALNKSMLEFNLAPSINIDGRGSVDHPFTHPSSTHPSSTHPFSTQPSSICDVDYSAYEDVGLR